A single genomic interval of bacterium harbors:
- the hslV gene encoding ATP-dependent protease subunit HslV, whose amino-acid sequence MKEKIRSTTILAVKQAGKVAIGGDGQVSLGNTVIKSNAQKIRKMREGKVITGFAGSTADAFTLFEKFEAKLGEHNGNLTKAAVELAKDWRTDRMLRRLEALLIVADKDHIYTLSGNGDVIEPDDGICAIGSGGSYAMSSARALMRNTSLSAKEIVEKSLHIAGEICIYTNENIIVEEL is encoded by the coding sequence ATGAAAGAAAAGATAAGATCAACAACAATATTAGCTGTTAAACAAGCTGGAAAAGTAGCGATTGGTGGGGATGGGCAGGTAAGTCTTGGTAATACTGTTATTAAGTCGAACGCCCAAAAAATCCGCAAGATGCGTGAAGGTAAAGTGATTACCGGTTTTGCGGGCTCTACCGCCGATGCCTTTACCTTATTCGAAAAATTTGAAGCCAAGCTAGGCGAGCATAACGGTAACCTTACTAAAGCTGCTGTTGAGTTAGCTAAAGACTGGAGAACCGACCGCATGTTGCGTCGTTTGGAAGCTCTTTTGATTGTTGCCGACAAAGATCATATTTACACTTTATCGGGAAATGGCGATGTGATTGAACCGGATGATGGTATTTGTGCCATTGGCTCGGGTGGTTCTTATGCTATGTCCAGTGCCAGGGCCTTGATGCGTAATACCAGCTTATCGGCCAAAGAAATTGTAGAAAAATCTCTCCATATTGCGGGCGAGATTTGTATTTATACCAACGAAAATATTATTGTGGAAGAACTATAG